Proteins from a genomic interval of Gordonia sp. SL306:
- a CDS encoding phosphotriesterase family protein — protein MTAIRTVLGDIAPDDLGVTLCHEHLFTNPPRWAREQDNDMVLDKVDAAIGEVADFDGLGGGALIEMTTEDYGRNAAGLLAVAEASRVHIVSASGYQKGIYYPDTVAIESVDEISRRFVTDVTVGIDGTSARAGVIKFGTCRTDEIREDERKVQQAVARAHLATGAPISTHCQAGTLGTLQANGFADLGVDPARVLIGHLDRNLDYGYLREVAQTGVWLGFDHWTKPKYPSDELRVSYIEQLFSEGYTQVMVSGDLGRPSYQPHHGGTPGFAGLLKQIRERLTAEIAETVFLTNPREFFAFNPTETAA, from the coding sequence GTGACCGCCATCAGAACCGTGCTCGGCGACATCGCGCCCGACGATCTCGGCGTGACGCTCTGCCACGAGCACCTTTTCACCAATCCGCCCCGATGGGCGCGCGAGCAGGACAACGACATGGTCCTCGACAAGGTGGATGCCGCCATCGGCGAGGTCGCCGACTTCGACGGTCTGGGTGGCGGTGCGCTGATCGAGATGACCACCGAGGACTACGGGCGCAATGCCGCTGGTCTCCTCGCCGTCGCCGAGGCGTCGCGTGTCCACATCGTCAGCGCGAGTGGCTATCAGAAGGGCATCTACTATCCCGACACGGTCGCCATCGAATCGGTCGACGAGATCTCGCGGCGCTTTGTCACCGACGTGACAGTCGGGATCGACGGAACGTCGGCGCGGGCGGGCGTGATCAAGTTCGGCACCTGCCGCACCGATGAGATCCGCGAGGACGAGCGCAAGGTCCAGCAGGCGGTCGCCCGCGCGCATCTCGCGACCGGGGCACCGATCTCGACGCACTGTCAGGCCGGGACGCTGGGCACTCTGCAGGCCAACGGATTCGCCGATCTCGGCGTCGATCCGGCGCGAGTCCTGATCGGGCACCTTGACCGGAATCTCGACTATGGCTATCTCCGCGAGGTCGCGCAGACGGGTGTGTGGCTCGGTTTCGACCACTGGACCAAGCCGAAGTACCCATCGGACGAACTGCGGGTCTCCTACATCGAGCAATTGTTCTCCGAGGGGTACACGCAGGTGATGGTGTCCGGTGACCTCGGCAGACCGTCGTACCAACCGCACCACGGGGGCACTCCCGGATTCGCGGGCCTGCTCAAGCAGATCCGCGAGCGCCTTACCGCGGAGATCGCCGAGACCGTATTCCTCACCAATCCCCGCGAGTTCTTCGCGTTCAACCCGAC